The proteins below are encoded in one region of Pristiophorus japonicus isolate sPriJap1 unplaced genomic scaffold, sPriJap1.hap1 HAP1_SCAFFOLD_622, whole genome shotgun sequence:
- the LOC139255709 gene encoding histone H1-like, with protein MTDTAAAETAPPAAAAQTKALSKKKKPAPRSKPAGPTLGEQILKVVADGGDRKGMSLSAIKKALAAKGVNVEKRGSQIRFSIKRNVTNGFLVQTKGTGASGSFRVAKKENQGKVGTKVKKPAAKKSPGKKPVAKKSPTKKPAAKKSPAKKPAAKKSPAKKPAAKKSPAKKTNTKKAPTVKKTAKAAAGKKATAATPKSPKKASGAKVKVAKKVEKPRAKAKSAKPKKAALKK; from the coding sequence atgactgacactgcagccgccgaaacggctcctcctgccgccgccgctcaaaccaaggctctCAGCAAGAAGAAGAAGCCAGCTCCCCGCTCCAAGCCAGCCGGTCCCACGTtgggcgaacagatcctcaaggttgtggccgatggcggcgatcgcaaggggatgtccctgtccgcgataaagaaggctctggcggccaaaggcgtgaatgtggagaagcgcgggtcccagatcaggttcagtatcaagaggaatgtgacaaatggcttcctggtgcagaccaagggcacgggcgcctcgggttCCTTCAGAGTCGCtaagaaggaaaaccaggggaaagtgggaacgaaggtgaagaaaccagcagccaagaaatccccAGGCAAAAAACCAGTAGCCAAGAAATCTccgaccaagaaaccagcagccaagaaatctccggccaagaaaccagcagccaagaaatctccggccaagaaaccagcagccaagaaatctccggccaagaaaaCGAACACCAAGAAGGCGCCAACAGTAAAAAAGACAGCGAAAGCTGCGGCTGGGAAGAAGGCGACAGCGGCGACGCCCAAGAGCCCCAAGAAGGCCTCGGGCGCAAAGGTGAAGGTGGCCAAAAAGGTGGAAAAACCGAGGGCCAAGGCCAAATCAGCAAAACCCAAGAAAGCAGCgctcaaaaagtaa
- the LOC139255706 gene encoding histone H4 produces the protein MSGRGKGGKGLGKGGAKRHRKVLRDNIQGITKPAIRRLARRGGVKRISGLIYEETRGVLKVFLENVIRDAVTYTEHAKRKTVTAMDVVYALKRQGRTLYGFGG, from the coding sequence ATGTCTGGTCGAGGGAAAGGAGGCAAAGGATtgggtaaaggcggagccaagcggcaccgtaaagtgctccgtgataacatccagggtatcaccaaaccagccattcgccgcctggctcgccgtggcggtgtcaagcggatctcgggcctgatctacgaggagacccgcggggtgctgaaggttttcctggagaatgtgatcagggatgcagtcacctacactgagcacgccaaacgcaagacggtcactgccatggatgtggtgtacgctctgaaaaggcagggccgcactctctatggattcggcggctga
- the LOC139255704 gene encoding histone H2A type 2-A-like gives MSGRGKTGGKARAKAKSRSSRAGLQFPVGRVHRLLRKGNYAERVGAGAPVYMAAVLEYLTAEILELAGNAARDNKKTRIIPRHLQLAIRNDEELNKLLGKVTIAQGGVLPNIQAVLLPKKTTTSSKTK, from the coding sequence atgtctggaagaggaaaaaccggcggtaaagctcgcgccaaggccaagtctcgttcctcccgggccggactgcagttccctgtgggccgtgttcacaggctcctgcgaaaggggaactacgctgagcgtgtgggtgccggagccccggtctacatggctgctgtgctcgagtatctgaccgctgaaatcctggagctggccggcaacgcggcccgcgacaacaagaagacccgcatcatccccagacacctgcagctggccatccgcaacgacgaggaactcaacaagctgctgggaaaggtgaccatcgctcagggcggggtgctgccgaatatccaggctgtgctgctgcccaagaaaaccaccacttcgtccaagaccaagtaa
- the LOC139255703 gene encoding histone H2A type 2-A-like, which translates to MSGRGKTSGKARAKAKSRSSRAGLQFPVGRVHRLLRKGNYAQRVGAGAPVYMAAVLEYLTAEILELAGNAARDNKKTRIIPRHLQLAIRNDEELNKLLGKVTIAQGGVLPNIQAVLLPKKTTTSSKTK; encoded by the coding sequence atgtctggaagaggaaaaaccagcggtaaagctcgggccaaggccaagtctcgctcctcccgggccggactgcagttccctgtgggccgtgttcacaggctcctgcgaaaggggaactacgctcagcgtgtgggtgccggagccccggtctacatggctgctgtgctcgagtatctgaccgctgaaatcctggagctggccggcaacgcggcccgcgacaacaaaaaGACCCGCATCatacccagacacctgcagctggccatccgcaacgacgaggagctcaataagctgctgggaaaggtgaccatcgctcagggcggggtgctacctaatatccaggctgtgttgctgcccaagaaaaccaccacttcgtccaagaccaagtaa
- the LOC139255707 gene encoding histone H4-like, whose translation MTGGGKGGKGLGKGRAKRHHKVLRNNIQGITKPAICHLARRGRVKRISGLIYEETRGVLKVFLENVIRDAVIYTEHANRKTVTAMDVVYALKQQSRTLYGFGG comes from the coding sequence ATGACTGGaggaggtaaaggaggcaaaggactgggtaaaggcagAGCCAAACGGCACCATAAAGTGCTCCgtaataacatccagggcatcaccaaaccagccatctgccacctggctcgccgtggccgtgtcaagcggatctcgggcctgatctacgaggagacccgcggggtgctgaaggttttcctggagaatgtgatcagggatgcggtcaTCTACACTGAACACGCCaatcgcaagacggtcactgccatggatgtggtgtacgctctgaaacagcagagccgcactctctatggattcggcggctga